The Methanoplanus sp. FWC-SCC4 genome has a window encoding:
- a CDS encoding DUF6159 family protein, with translation MFESIGKGWRLFKETFAILSREKSLILYPVISGIIILLILGLLFIPLLFISGTTGINPENMGITGYVIWILVLFVIFLVVSFVSSFFKAGIVFNATEVIKGNDPAFKDGINAALSKTGSLFVWALIAATVGIVLSLLRESDNPLGRMVTEILVGIAGAVWNLVTFFVIPVMIFEDKAPFPSIKESWELFKKTWGETVIAGFSFGIVFIPAFLLMAASFLSVIVAPFEVFAGMIALTIIVFALTSVIVSALQGILVALLYHYAKTGEISSLVERELIEGAFVEKKTNKKTGEFIPGQI, from the coding sequence ATGTTTGAAAGTATTGGCAAAGGCTGGCGTTTGTTTAAGGAAACATTCGCCATTCTCTCAAGGGAAAAGAGCCTTATTCTCTACCCTGTAATCTCCGGAATCATCATTCTGCTGATTCTCGGCCTGTTGTTCATACCGCTGCTGTTTATATCGGGCACAACCGGCATCAATCCTGAAAATATGGGCATAACAGGATATGTAATCTGGATTCTGGTTCTCTTTGTAATATTCCTCGTTGTAAGTTTTGTATCATCGTTTTTCAAAGCCGGAATTGTATTCAATGCAACTGAGGTTATAAAGGGAAATGATCCGGCTTTTAAAGACGGAATCAATGCCGCCTTATCAAAAACCGGTTCATTATTTGTCTGGGCCCTTATTGCAGCGACTGTCGGTATTGTTTTAAGTCTCCTCAGGGAATCAGACAACCCTCTTGGACGTATGGTAACTGAAATCCTTGTTGGAATTGCCGGTGCGGTGTGGAATCTTGTCACATTCTTTGTAATCCCTGTGATGATATTCGAGGACAAGGCTCCCTTCCCTTCAATAAAGGAATCCTGGGAACTTTTTAAGAAGACATGGGGCGAGACCGTCATTGCCGGATTTTCATTTGGAATTGTATTCATACCCGCATTTCTTCTAATGGCAGCCTCATTCTTATCTGTAATTGTAGCGCCATTTGAAGTCTTTGCAGGCATGATTGCACTTACAATAATTGTCTTTGCATTAACCTCAGTCATCGTTTCAGCACTTCAGGGAATCCTTGTAGCCCTTCTTTATCATTACGCAAAGACAGGCGAGATATCATCACTTGTTGAGAGGGAATTAATCGAAGGGGCGTTTGTTGAAAAGAAAACCAATAAAAAGACCGGAGAATTCATTCCCGGACAGATCTAA
- a CDS encoding serine protein kinase RIO: MAREYIQKKFDREIEKSGVRIKDADQLKVMENVFDDQTLLALYKLVHKKRISLIGGSISTGKEANVFSGEDENGKPIAIKIYRIQSANFKAMGDYLAGDPRFSSVRKSKKEVIFAWTKKEYSNLTRAHDAGINCPETIYFDRNILLMEFCGEGDVPYPQLRQVKLSKEEAAEIYAAIIRDMKTLFNDANLVHADLSEFNILFDGEKHIIIDMGQAVTPDHPRAIKFLVRDIKNINRYFSRLCDIRDEEEIFKEIVGEHRMMP, encoded by the coding sequence CGGGAGATCGAAAAATCAGGTGTCAGAATCAAGGATGCCGACCAGTTGAAAGTGATGGAAAACGTCTTTGACGATCAGACACTGCTTGCTCTATACAAACTTGTCCATAAAAAAAGAATATCTCTGATCGGAGGCTCAATATCGACCGGAAAAGAGGCAAATGTTTTTTCCGGAGAGGATGAAAACGGAAAACCAATTGCGATCAAAATATACAGGATTCAGTCTGCAAACTTCAAGGCAATGGGCGACTACCTTGCAGGTGATCCAAGATTTTCATCTGTCAGGAAATCCAAAAAAGAGGTCATTTTTGCCTGGACAAAAAAAGAGTACTCAAACCTGACCCGTGCACATGATGCCGGAATAAACTGTCCTGAGACAATATACTTTGACAGAAACATACTTTTAATGGAATTCTGCGGTGAAGGTGACGTTCCTTACCCGCAGCTTAGGCAGGTAAAATTATCAAAAGAAGAGGCAGCGGAGATTTATGCTGCAATAATCAGGGATATGAAGACACTCTTCAATGATGCAAACCTCGTTCATGCCGACCTTTCCGAGTTTAACATACTCTTTGACGGAGAGAAACACATCATAATCGATATGGGTCAGGCAGTAACCCCCGATCATCCAAGGGCAATAAAATTCCTGGTTCGCGATATTAAAAATATAAACAGATATTTCAGCCGCCTTTGCGATATAAGGGATGAAGAAGAGATATTCAAAGAGATTGTCGGCGAACACAGGATGATGCCCTGA